Within Calypte anna isolate BGI_N300 unplaced genomic scaffold, bCalAnn1_v1.p scaffold_23_arrow_ctg1, whole genome shotgun sequence, the genomic segment AGGGTTCACTTGGGATGAGGGAAATGTTGggatgaggaaagaaaatgttggGATGAGGATGAAGTATTGGGATGAGGGAAAATGTTGGGATGAGGGAAAATATtgggatgaggaagaaatactgggatgaagaaaaaatactgggATGAGGATAAAATGTtgggatgaggaagaaatactgggatgaggggaaaatgTTGGGATGAGGATAAAATGTTGGGATGAGGGAAAAGTATTGGGATGAGGGAAAAGTATtgggatgaggggaaaatgTTGGGATGAGGATGAAGTATTGGGATGGGGATAAAATGTTGggatgagagaaaaatattgggatgagaaagaaatgttgggatgaggaagaaatgttgggatgaggggaaaatgggggatgaggaagaaataatgGGATGAGGGAAAGATGTTGGGATGAGGGAAAAATCTTGGGATGAGGAAAAAGTgttgggatgaggggaaatgttgggatgagaaaaatattaggatgagggaaaaaatattggGATGAGGATAAAATATTGGGATGGGGATAAAAtgttgggatgaggaggaagtATTGGGATGAGGAAAGAATATtgggatgaggggaaaatgTTGGGATGTGGAAGAAATGTTGGGATGAGGGAAAAATGTTGGGATGAGGGAAAATACTGGGATGAGGAGAAAATGTTGGGATGAGAAAGAAATATGAGGATGAGGGAAAATGTtgggatgaggggaaaatgggggatgaggaagaaataatgggatgaggggaaaatgttgggatgaggaagaaatattgggatgaaggaaaaatattaggATGGGGAAAAAGTGTTGGGATGAGGATGAAATGTTGGGATGGGGAATAAATGTTGggatgaagaaaaatactgggATGAGGGAAAAAGTATTGGGATGAGGGTAGAATATTGGGATGAGGCTGTTTGCCAAGGTATCAAGGGAGCTGTGGGAAGAGTTGGTTGGAAAAATGGGAATTCCAAAGGGGAAGAGGTTTGGGAatggcaaggggaaaaaaaaaaaaaagggagaattgGGTGGGAAATGTGGAGATTTGGGGGATCCCTGGGGTTGGGTGTGGATGTTCCAAGACCTTGGGAAGCACCTGGAAGGTTTTTCCAGCTGGAAGGAAAACTTATGGAAAAGGGAATGGCTGTGAGGTCCCTGAGGGggataaatcatagaatcacagaatgggctgggttggaagggacctcagagctcatcagctccaacccttgatccactccccccgtggttcccagcccatggcactcagtgccacatccaggctctttggaaagatctccagacacggagaatccactccttccctgggcagcccattccaatgcctgatcaccctctctgcaaagaatcctttcctaatatccaacctaaacctcccctggcagagcttcaagctctgccaggggaggtttaggttggatattaggaaaaaattctttagtccgAGCCCTCTTATCCACTGATAcctccccgacccccccctggctccaacctcctttcagggagttgcagagagtgatgaggtctcccctgagcctcctcttctccagcctcaacacccccagctccctcagcccttcctcacagcaattctgctggatcccttcacagcctccttgctcttctctggacctgctccagcacctcaagctccttcctgagctgaggggcccagaactggacacaggactcaagctgtggcctcaccaggggcagaatcccttccctggatctcttggccacactcttcctcatccaggatgcccttgggattcttggccacactgctggctcatggtcaccttccaggtccctttctgccactctggagctccccatggggttgttgtggccaaaattCAGGATccagcacttggaatgttgaacctgATCctgttgggatcatcccaactctccaacctcctttcagggagttgcagagagtgatgaggtctcccctgagcctcctcttcttcaggctgaacacccccagctccctcagcctctcctcacaggatctgtgctccagtcccttcaccagcccagttgcctcctttggacctgctccagcacctcaatctccttcctgagctgaggggcccagaactggacacaggactcaagctgtggcctccccagagctgagcacaggggcagaatcccttccctggacctgctggccacgctgttccttagccagcccaggatgccattggccttcttggccacctgggcacactgctggctcctcttcagcttcctggcaatccagactcccagctccctttctgccactctgtgcccagcctggagctccccatggggttgttgtgttgaacctcatccccttgggatcatcccaactctccagtctgtccaggtccctctgcagagcccttctgcCTTCCAGTCAGCTCcgagggggtgggaagggatttTGGGGGGAATATCCCatgggaaaggagcaggagctgtgctgggtgccTACAGCCAGTCAGGaagaagcagggagagggaaaagcaggaaaaataagaggaatTTGACTCCAGAGGTGAGTTGGGAAGCAAATCCCTGTGCCTGGATTCCCTCAGACACCAAAATCCTcgttttctgtggaaaaaattcCCAGCAGGAAGACAACTCATGGAACCACagtgtgctgggagctgctcccagcttCCAAACCTCTGGAGTTTGGGTCTTCTCCTGCAGTTTGCTCCcaataaaacaggaaaactggagaggAGGGAATGCTGGGatgaggctggtgaaggaaaaaaaaatcttggagcTGATCCCTGTGGGATTTACCCAGGAATAACCCAAAACACTTCACTTCTGGCAATGGAGGAGGGAAAACTCTGCAAGTGGATGTGGTGACTCCcacctggagagctgggaaagcTCAGGAATGcctgggaaaaggctggaatGTCTCAGAAAACAAGGAATGGGCCTTTTCCTCCCCAGGTTTGTGttcccaggaggaaaaaagtggCACAAGGAGCGAGCTGAGGTGACTTGGGAATGTCCAGCAGGATCCAGAGAGGATCAGGGTTGTTCCTGGTCCATTTTGGGTGGGATTTGGAGGGAATGaggaagctgaggagcagcagagaggaggaaggagcaaacccagctgcagggctggagaaatGATGGATCCAGAGGGTTCTGAGGACTCAAAATCCTGGATACAGCTGAGGAGATGGAAGCTCCTGGAAGCTGGAAGTGCTTTTCCAGGCTGAGGATTCCCACATTTCCCTCACCTCAAGCCCTGGGCTGAGAGAACCTGGAATTAACCCCTGTCCCAGAGGCTCAACCCCCTGAGGAGCATCCTGAAAAGCTTCCAAACTTCCATAATTGaggaatttttcctctttttttcccttcccagcagggAATTCCaaggctggggctgtgcctggaGGTGGGAGGAGGATTCCCACAAAAAACCTTGGAACTGTTTGGAGAGTCAGGAGGAAAATAGTTGCTCCTGGCTGGAATTCCTGACACTTCTTtatcagctctgcagctgccagagcCAGGGGCTGGAATTCCAAAGGGGAATTTGGAGCAGGCATCACTGggaaggggattttttttgtggaaaactCCTGACTTTTGGATTTCTGGGAGTGCAGGAACCTCCTGACACGTTTTCCCATCTTTCCAGGGCTTTTTTCTGCCTGTCCCAGGGAAAACACCTCCACCAGGAGTTATCCCAACCTTCCAACTTCCCAACATGGAAAATTTGGGAGTGGAATCTTTTATTTGGGATTAAAAcctttggttttggttctttttcctttcatggaggagctgaagcagtgattgggaaggagggaggagagctgggatcTGGGTGAGGAATTATCCTGGAGATTTCTAGTAAACAGCCCAGTTTTAAATCCAGTTTATCCCAGAACAAAGTGGGAATTGGGAAGCAGATCCAGGATACTTGGAAGCTTCTTTAGCAGGTGTCAGGGAAAAGAGTCTGGAGCTCCTCACCCCAAAGGACAGCTTGGAGGAAGGGAATCTGCAGCCCCCAAGGTGGATTTTCCTGGAGTGGCTTCTCCCAAGGAGAGGTTTGGGCTGGAATTTGGTTGGAAAAGCTGGAAgtttgggaagggaagggaaggttcAGCCTTGTGGTTGGGATTCCTGGAggatttttcccttctctgcttcctcaAGGGCTTAAAAatgctgggggaaggggagaagggttGGAGAGGGGCAGGAAGGATTTCTCCACCTTTTCCAGGAGGAATTTCCAGGTTGAGCAGGAAGGGTTTCCTAGCAGGAATTTCCACATCTCACTGGAAGAACTTCCAGGTTTCACAGGAAGAATTTCTACGTTTTCCAGGAGGAGTTTGTGCATTTTTCAGGAAGGATTTCCCCATTTCCCAGGAGGAATGTCCATGGTTCCCAAGAAGAATTTCCCCACTTCCCAGGAGGATTTTACCCACTTCCCAGGAAGAACTTCCCCATTTCCCTGGAAGAACTTTCCCACTTCCCAGGAGGAATCTCCCCATTTCCCAGGAGGAATCTCCCCATTTCCCAGGAGGAATCTCCCCACTTCCCAGGAGGAATCTCCCCACTTCCCAGGAGGAATTTCCCCATTTCCCAGGAAGAACTTCCCCATTTCCCAGCAGGAATCTGCCCATTTCCCAGGAAGAACTCCTCCATTTCCCAGGAGGAATTTCTGCATTTCCCAAGAAGAATCTCCCCACTTCCCAGGAGGAAATTCCCCATTTCCCAGGAAGAACACTTCCCAGGAGGAACTTCCCCACTTCCCAGGAGGGATCTCcccctttcccagcaggaatctccccctttcccagcaggaatctccccctttcccagcaggaattTCCCCACTTCCCAGCAGGAATTTCCCCACTTCCCAGGAAGAACTTCCCCACTTCCCAGGAAGAACTTCTCCATTTCCCAGGAGGAATGTCCATGTTTcccaggaagaatttctgcatTTGTAAGGAAGAATTTTCCCGTTTCCAAGGAGGAATTTCCTCATTTCCCAGGAAGAACTTCcccctttcccagcaggaatcTCCCCCTTTCCCAGGAGGAATCTCCCCACTTCCCAGCAGGAATTTCCCCATTTCCCAAGAAGAATTTCCCCACTTCCCAGGAggaatttctgcatttttaaggaAGAATCTCCCCACTTCCCAGCAGGAATCTCCCCATTTCCCAGGAAGAATTTCCCCATTTCCCAGCAGGAATCTCCCCACTTCCCAGCAGGAATCTCcccctttcccagcaggaatcTCCCCATTTCAGGACAGCTCTGGTGCTTTCATCCTTCACCTCCCAGCCACCCCCAACCCCCTGATCAGCACCTTGGGACTCACCTTTTGCTGCCTCCAACTTGCTCCTGGGTACAGCATCGTGCTTGGGGTCCTTTTTGGGGTCACCTCCAGACTTCCTGGGGTCCTTCCAGACTTTTTGGGGTCAACCCAGACTTTTTTTTGGGTCCCTCTCAGcaccaccctccccccccctttgttttttatttccctcgGGGCGCTCACggcctctcctctctccctgccaggACTCTGAGTTCAGTAATGCTGATCAGATGGATCTCTATGATGATGTGTTAGCAGCCAGCTCGCAGCCCCCCGAAAACAGAACCAGCAGCTCAGAACCCCCCCCTGAAATCCGCCAGGAGccctccccaaaacccaacagcaaaCCCCCTGCCATCCTCTACACCTACAGCGGGCTGCGCAACAAGAGAGCTGCTGTCTACGTGGGCAGCTTCTCCTGGGTGAGTGCCTGGGGGGCTCCAAAACAACCCCCTTGGGTAGTTTAAGGGTTCCCcgagggtttggggggggttgcAGGGTtctcagaggggttttttttgccttttttcctcaaaagagGAGCTGGGGTGCCAGGACGCGTTGTGATCCGCAGGGTTTTGTAGCCCTGGGGGGATGATGGGGGGAGCCCTCACAATGGGCTCTGCCTTCTTGGGGCAaatccccttctctggacaggTAAAGGGAGAGTCCTGGCAAAGTTTTGAgtttttccagaggaaaaaaagaaaaaaaaattcattgaaaTCCCCACGCAGGGGCTGGTTTGGCCCCGAACTCTCTGAAGGGGTCTGTGCTCGAGGTCCTCACCCCAGCCCTCTGAAACTGGGTTAACTGGGGGAGCACTGGAAGGCTTCTGGGAGCTGACACCTACCCCCTTGGGTAGTTTAAGGGCTCCCCAAgagttttggggggggttgCAGGGTtctcagaggggttttttttgccttttttcctcaaaagagGAGCTGGGGTGCCAGGATGCGTTGGGATCCGCAGGGATTTAAAGCCCTGGGGGGGTAATGGGGGAGCCCCCACAGTGGGCTCTGCCTTCTTGGGGCAaatccccttctctggacaggTAAAGGGAGAGTCCTGGCAAAGCTCTGAgtttttccagaggaaaaaaagaaaaaaaaattcattgaaaTCCCCACACAGGGGCTGGTTTGGCCCCGAACTCTCTGAAGGGGTCTGTGCTCGAGGTCCTCACCCCAGCCCTCTGAAACTGGGTTAACTGGGGGAGCACTGGGAGGCTTTGGAAGGGTTCTGGGAGGCTGTGGAAGGGTTCTGGGAGCTGACATctgcctctctcctcttcccttcagtGGACAACAGACCAGCAGCTGATCCAGACCATCCGCTCGGTCGGGGTCTACGACGTGGTGGAGCTGAAATTTGCTGAGAACAGAGCCAATGGGCAGTCCAAAGGGTGAGAGACTGGGGGGGCAAGGAAAGAGGGGGCTCAGTCCTCTGTGCTGAGAGTGGGAGCCCACTCAGAGATGGAGTGATGGAGCAGAGACACCCAGAAACCTtgaggaagggatggaaaacACCAGGGGAAGGAGGCGCCGGGGATGGAGCCCCACGCGTTGGGGTTGGGGTTGGGGTGACCCCTTCCTGGCTGCCCCCCAACCTCTCCTTGGGTTTTTGCAGGTACGCAGAGGTGGTGGTGGCCTCTGAAAACTCAGTCCACAAACTCCTGGAGCTTTTACCTGGCAAAATCCTCAACGGGGAGAAGGTGGAGGTGAGGTTGGCCACCCGACAGAACCTGTCGCAGTTCGAGGCTCAGGCTCGCAAACGTGAGTGGAGGCAAAAGGCACAcgggggaaaagggggggacaTCCCCTCTTTGGCCCCAAatcccccagcagagctgccagggccccacccacccacccagagTCCTTGTTTGGGGGGGGTGGATGATGCTGAGGAGTCTCTGGGttgctggttggttttttttttttgtttcctatgACTTCTGAGTCTGCTCAGATCCTGACCCGAGTCTTTATGATCCCCTTTTAGGTGCTCCCACACTGCGAAGATCCCTCGtagcctcctcctcctcctcctctccaaactGAATGGGCTTAAGCTCTTCAGCTTCTCAACATAGCTAAGACCCTCCATATCTATTAgtagctcttctctggatctCCTCCAGACTTTGTCCATCCCTGCGGAGGTAAGGTGGACCCAAAACTGGACTCAATCTTCCAGCTGGGGCCTGGCCGTGGGCTTTCTACAATGGCAATAGGTGGTCCTCGCCCTCACTCCGCAGTGATGTGACCCCCCCTCAACCTGGCCCTGGGCCAGGGGAGCTCTGCTGAGCCTCAGGGAATCTCTTGGGCAGGAGTTTGGTAGGAGGAGGTCTTGGCCAGCTGCAGTCATTGTAGATCCCAGGGCTCCTTTCTCACACCAGGAAGTTTAAACCAGAACCAACCCCCCGCCCccttttttcttggtttttggggtttttttgtctttctgaacaCACCCAAGTTTAGCAGGGATGTCAGCTCTGTCCCTCCTCATCTCCAGTGCCCTCAGTGGGCTTTTGGTGGTGTGGGCTTTGTCTCATCCCTcgttttgggggggtgggggctgAGTTTTGGGCTGCCCAACCCCCAGAGCTTTGCTGCCctcacagctcagctcctctcaaCCTTTGTCACCAGTGTCTGGTGCTTTGCTTGATGGCCCCCAGGGAGCCCTGGCTGCCCTGAGGGGCTCAGGTAGATGGTAACCCCCCCATCTTTCATCCTCAGAGCTTCTTTGGACACCACCACAAGGGTTCCTGTCCCTCTCCTCGAGGGCACCAAGCTTCttgtcctccagcagctctggtgctgtCACCTTCTGTCCCTTCGTGTCCTTCAGACCTTTCCAAACCCACCCTCAGGCTCTCTGGGGTGGTTTTTCCAAtcttctgccacctctctgctgGGGGAAATCTCTCACCATTTCTTGGGGCTCTTTATGCTCCCCATAACCTGCTTGGCTCAGCCACCTTCTCAGAgttaaaagtcttttttcccccccaaaaaaaaaaccaaaaaaaacccaaaacaaaactaaacaaaaacaaagcaaaacaaaacaaaacacctcgAGGGGGGGGATCTTGCTGGAGAGTTTCTCCCTTCTTGGAGGACACGGAGGCTACGTTGGGCTGGTTGCAGCTTTTCCCCGAGGACCTCAAAACAAGGCtgtggggggggaggaggaaaaaaataagaggaggaggaggagaaggaggaggagaaggaggaggtggtggtctCCAAACTCCACCCCCGCTGGTGGCCGCAGCTCAGGGCTGTTTTCCCGGTGCTGTTCGCAGGTGTCCCGCCGAGGGCGCACTCCCGGGATTCCGTGGATTCCGTGGACGGCCGAGCGACCCCGACAGAGAACGCTTTGCCTCCTGCTCGCCTGGACAAACCCCCCTCCGTCCTGCCTTTTTTTAACCGGCCCCCCACCGCCCTCCCCTTGATGgggctccctcctccccccatgcctcctcctcctcctctttcctccgGTTTCggtgtccccccccctcctcccggGATCCATTACCAACATCTcatgcctcctcctcctcgaCTGCCCCCTCACCTGGCTGTGCCCCCCCCAGGGGCTGTACCCCCAGCCCTCCACCTCAACCCtgccttcttcccccccccccaacacgGCTCTGGGGCCTCCCCCCGACACCTACAGCAAGACCTTGGCTCCCTACAACCACAGCAGGTGGGACTGAGCgtggggacagggtgggggTGACttgggggggtgtggggggtcTCTCCTAACCTTTGGGggtgttgttgggttttttttattgcagcAGAGAACTGGGACCACCCCCTCCCCCTGTCAGTGAAGTGGAGTTTGAGGAGATCATGAACAGGAACAGGGCCATCTCCAGCAGTGCCATCTCCAAGGCGGTCTCGGGCGCCAGTGCGGGTAAGaagggggggggtttggggtcaGAGggtccttttctttctgttcccaTTATCTGGGTGCTTCacacctcctcccccccaactcttttctctcccttccccaggggATTACAGTGATGCCATCGAGACCCTGCTGACTGCCATCGCTGTCATCAAGCAGTCCAGGGTGGCCAACGACGAGCGGTGCCGcgtcctcctctcctccctcaaGGATTGTCTGCACGGCATCGAAGCCAAATCCTACAGCACCggggccagcagcagctcctccaggtaGCCAAGGTTCCAGTAGCCCAGTCCCCCTCAAAACATTCCTGGGAAGTGGCCAAAAcgttgggggttttggggttgttttttaaaggaaaaggcaCCGGTCCCGGGAACGTTCTCCCAGCCGGTCCCgggaaagcagcaggaggcaCCGGGAGCTCCTCCACGGGGAGGAGAGACACGAGGAGTATTTCCAGGAGAGGAACAGAGAGCACGAAAGGCATcgggacagggacagagagagggaCAGGCACCACTGAGAGCAGGTGGGGGGCTGCAcccaggctggggggggggcagatTGGGGAGCTCTGAGCTCAGGGGAAATCGGGCTGGGGGAGATCTTGGGTTGGGGGGAGGATCTTAAGGTTTGGGGGGGATCTCAGGTTGAGGGGGATCTCAGGTTGGGGAAGGATCTAAGATTGGGGGATCTCAGGTTGGGGGGGATCTTACATTGGGGGGTCTCGGGTTGGGGGGATCTCAGGTTGAGGGGGATCTAAGGTTGGGGGGATCTCAGGCTGGGGGGGCTCTCACGTTGAGGGGGATctggggttgggaggggatcTTGGGTTGGGGGCTCTCAGGTTGAGGGGTATCTAAGGCTGGGGGGGCTCTCAGGTTGGGGTATCTT encodes:
- the CPSF7 gene encoding LOW QUALITY PROTEIN: cleavage and polyadenylation specificity factor subunit 7 (The sequence of the model RefSeq protein was modified relative to this genomic sequence to represent the inferred CDS: deleted 1 base in 1 codon), whose amino-acid sequence is MSEGVDLIDIYADEEFNQDSEFSNADQMDLYDDVLAASSQPPENRTSSSEPPPEIRQEPSPKPNSKPPAILYTYSGLRNKRAAVYVGSFSWWTTDQQLIQTIRSVGVYDVVELKFAENRANGQSKGYAEVVVASENSVHKLLELLPGKILNGEKVEVRLATRQNLSQFEAQARKRVPPRAHSRDSVDSVDGRATPTENALPPARLDKPPSVLPFFNRPPTALPLMGLPPPPMPPPPPLSSGFGVPPPPPGIHYQHLMPPPPRLPPHLAVPPPGAVPPALHLNPAFFPPPNTALGPPPDTYSKTLAPYNHSSRELGPPPPPVSEVEFEEIMNRNRAISSSAISKAVSGASAGDYSDAIETLLTAIAVIKQSRVANDERCRVLLSSLKDCLHGIEAKSYSTGASSSSSRKRHRSRERSPSRSRESSRRHRELLHGEERHEEYFQERNREHERHRDRDRERDRHH